The following are encoded in a window of Novosphingobium sp. THN1 genomic DNA:
- a CDS encoding ABC transporter ATP-binding protein, translating to MSDPVVRLKDLRRSFSQGGVTIDVLRGVNLDIRPGEIVALLGPSGSGKSTMLQAIGLLEGGFSGLIEIAGTNASQLSGDDRTALRRDHLGFVYQFHHLLPDFNATENVVLPQMVAGRTRAEAETRATELLTALGLAKRLDHRPSQLSGGEQQRVAVARALANRPEMVLADEPTGNLDEATADRVLEEFLKLVRGEGSAALIATHNERLAMRMDRVVRLHEGVLE from the coding sequence ATGAGTGATCCAGTCGTCAGATTGAAGGATCTGCGCCGTTCGTTCAGCCAGGGCGGCGTGACCATCGACGTCCTGCGCGGGGTGAACCTCGATATCCGCCCCGGCGAGATCGTCGCGCTGCTGGGGCCTTCTGGCTCGGGCAAGTCGACGATGCTGCAGGCGATCGGACTGCTGGAAGGTGGGTTTTCCGGGCTGATCGAGATTGCGGGCACCAATGCCTCGCAGCTTTCAGGCGATGACCGCACGGCGCTGCGCCGTGATCACCTTGGCTTCGTCTACCAGTTCCACCACTTGCTGCCCGATTTCAACGCCACCGAGAACGTGGTCCTTCCGCAGATGGTGGCGGGCAGGACCCGCGCCGAAGCCGAAACCCGCGCAACCGAACTGCTCACGGCCTTGGGTCTTGCCAAGCGTCTCGATCACCGGCCCAGCCAGCTTTCAGGCGGCGAGCAGCAGCGCGTTGCCGTGGCGCGTGCGCTGGCCAACCGGCCGGAAATGGTGCTGGCCGACGAGCCGACCGGCAACCTTGACGAGGCTACCGCCGATCGCGTGCTGGAGGAGTTCCTCAAGCTGGTGCGGGGCGAGGGCAGCGCAGCGCTGATCGCCACGCACAACGAGCGTCTCGCCATGCGCATGGACAGGGTGGTGCGCCTGCACGAAGGCGTGCTCGAATAG
- a CDS encoding lipoprotein-releasing ABC transporter permease subunit, translated as MILSPFEWTIAKRYMLPGRGEAFIALVAGISLVAVMLGVAALVIVMSVMNGFRAELLDKIVGLNGHAIIQAYGGRLDDWQDILKKVEATPGVTHASPLIEQPLLASFNGRVEAILVRGNTAGDIKRLEDKRVDGVIASLRPGSGNVAIGSRLAQNLGARVGDSITIINPQGRSTPFGTVPREIAYTVSAIFEVGIYDYDNAYVVMPIADAQTLLLTGDSIGMIEVTTTNADTVSQTLAPVAKSLDGIAVVTDWKTINASLFEALAVERVAMFIVLSIIVLVAVFNILSSLIMLVRAKTRDIAILRTMGATRKSLLKIFVTIGFVIGALGTVSGLLLGFVFLFFRQPIVNAIQWLTGQNLWDPSIRFLTELPSRSDPVEIATISLMALLFSFLATLYPALKAASTDPVQVLRYE; from the coding sequence TTGATCCTGTCGCCATTCGAATGGACCATCGCCAAGCGCTACATGCTGCCGGGGCGGGGTGAGGCTTTCATCGCGCTTGTTGCCGGCATCAGCCTCGTCGCGGTGATGCTCGGCGTAGCCGCGCTGGTCATCGTGATGAGCGTGATGAACGGCTTCCGCGCCGAATTGCTCGACAAGATTGTGGGGCTGAACGGCCATGCGATCATCCAGGCCTATGGCGGGCGGCTCGATGACTGGCAGGACATTCTCAAGAAGGTCGAGGCAACGCCCGGCGTGACGCACGCCTCGCCGCTGATCGAGCAGCCGCTGCTGGCCAGCTTCAACGGCCGGGTCGAGGCCATCCTCGTTCGCGGCAACACTGCGGGTGACATCAAGCGGCTGGAGGACAAGCGCGTCGACGGGGTGATCGCCTCGCTGCGGCCAGGTTCGGGCAATGTCGCAATCGGCTCGCGCCTTGCCCAGAACCTCGGTGCGCGAGTGGGCGACAGCATCACGATCATCAATCCGCAAGGGCGCTCTACACCGTTCGGGACGGTCCCGCGCGAGATTGCCTACACCGTATCCGCCATCTTCGAAGTGGGCATCTACGACTACGATAATGCCTATGTCGTCATGCCCATCGCCGATGCCCAGACCCTGCTGTTGACCGGCGATTCCATCGGCATGATCGAGGTGACGACGACCAACGCGGACACCGTGTCCCAGACCTTGGCTCCCGTTGCCAAGAGCCTCGATGGCATTGCCGTCGTCACCGACTGGAAGACGATCAACGCCAGCCTGTTCGAGGCGCTGGCGGTGGAGCGCGTGGCGATGTTCATCGTGCTGTCGATCATCGTGCTGGTGGCGGTGTTCAACATCCTCTCGTCGCTGATCATGCTGGTGCGCGCCAAGACCCGCGACATCGCGATCCTGCGGACGATGGGCGCGACGCGGAAGAGCCTGCTCAAGATCTTCGTGACGATCGGCTTCGTGATCGGGGCGCTGGGCACCGTTTCCGGACTTCTGCTGGGCTTCGTGTTCCTGTTCTTCCGCCAGCCGATCGTGAATGCGATCCAGTGGCTCACCGGGCAGAACCTGTGGGACCCGTCGATCCGCTTTCTGACGGAACTGCCCAGCCGGTCCGACCCGGTCGAGATCGCCACGATCTCTTTGATGGCGCTGCTGTTCTCGTTCCTTGCCACGCTTTATCCCGCGCTGAAGGCTGCCAGCACGGACCCGGTTCAGGTGCTGCGTTATGAGTGA
- a CDS encoding glutathione peroxidase — MSGPATIADFKAKKPNGEMIDLADKLGKVLLVVNTASKCGFTPQYDGLEKLWKDYGDRGFEVLAFPCNQFGGQEPGTADEIESFCKVNFGLSFPLMAKIEVNGDNADPLYDWLKKEAPGLLGSKAIKWNFTKFLIGRDGKVVRRYAPTDKPESIAKDIEKLL; from the coding sequence ATGAGCGGACCTGCGACCATCGCCGACTTCAAGGCGAAGAAGCCCAACGGCGAGATGATCGACCTGGCCGACAAGCTCGGCAAGGTCCTGCTGGTGGTCAACACCGCCTCCAAGTGCGGCTTCACCCCGCAGTACGATGGCCTCGAGAAGCTGTGGAAGGACTATGGCGACCGCGGCTTCGAAGTGCTGGCCTTCCCCTGCAACCAGTTCGGCGGGCAGGAACCGGGCACGGCGGACGAGATCGAGAGCTTCTGCAAGGTCAACTTCGGCCTGAGCTTCCCGCTGATGGCCAAGATCGAGGTCAACGGCGACAACGCCGACCCGCTCTACGACTGGCTCAAGAAGGAAGCACCGGGCCTGCTCGGTTCCAAGGCGATCAAGTGGAACTTCACCAAGTTCCTGATCGGCCGCGACGGCAAGGTCGTCCGCCGCTATGCGCCGACAGACAAGCCGGAGAGCATCGCCAAGGATATCGAGAAGCTGCTCTGA
- a CDS encoding MASE1 domain-containing protein, giving the protein MRLARSLAGPVSTAIAYFALAFGAVTFGRFTGGVAMVWIASALLAGRLIHLPVRLWPRWLIPCGLVSAIATGYFGLGWTSAVPLALINIAEAAAVALVWRRITEAFWPHDILEWVTSFYLGIGLTIPLVTGGMASLVTWLGLGRPPIENFTHWIIGHALGLVACLPVFHYIYHRLRRGQSFLPSARQLPLATLVFGTFLLLTGLVFSLDMRALLVFPLVFLMISSALAPAAITTLMPLLLIGMGGAMTILGHGPIAGMDVEFGDRIQFFQLYVGVSVLAALPLSCERHRRIIEMQEMQTRIAELERTSSVF; this is encoded by the coding sequence ATGCGCCTCGCACGTTCCCTTGCTGGTCCGGTCAGTACAGCCATCGCCTACTTCGCGCTGGCCTTTGGCGCGGTGACGTTCGGCCGGTTTACGGGCGGGGTTGCCATGGTGTGGATCGCCAGTGCCTTGCTGGCTGGGCGGCTGATCCATCTGCCGGTCAGGCTCTGGCCGCGCTGGCTCATACCGTGCGGTCTCGTAAGCGCTATTGCGACCGGCTACTTCGGGCTGGGCTGGACATCCGCTGTGCCCCTGGCGCTGATCAACATCGCCGAGGCAGCGGCAGTGGCGCTCGTCTGGCGACGCATTACCGAGGCTTTCTGGCCGCACGACATCCTCGAATGGGTGACCTCGTTCTACCTCGGCATCGGCCTGACCATACCGCTGGTAACCGGGGGCATGGCTTCGTTGGTTACCTGGCTGGGGCTGGGACGGCCGCCGATCGAGAACTTCACGCACTGGATCATCGGCCACGCCCTGGGGCTGGTCGCATGTCTGCCGGTGTTCCACTATATCTATCACCGCCTCAGGCGCGGGCAGAGCTTCCTGCCATCGGCGCGGCAGTTGCCATTGGCGACGCTGGTGTTCGGGACCTTCTTGCTACTCACCGGCCTGGTCTTCAGCCTCGACATGCGGGCGCTGCTGGTCTTCCCGCTGGTGTTCCTGATGATCTCGTCGGCATTGGCGCCGGCGGCGATTACCACGCTGATGCCCCTTCTCCTGATCGGGATGGGCGGCGCGATGACGATCCTGGGGCACGGCCCGATTGCCGGGATGGACGTCGAATTCGGCGATCGCATCCAGTTCTTCCAGCTCTACGTCGGCGTGAGCGTTCTGGCGGCCCTCCCGCTCTCGTGCGAGCGCCATCGCCGGATCATCGAGATGCAGGAGATGCAGACGCGGATCGCCGAACTGGAACGGACCAGCAGCGTGTTCTGA